The genomic stretch TTGCACGGACACCGGGCGAGCAGGTAGGAAGGCAGTGGAAGTTCCGCAGTAAAAGCCGTAGGTTGCATCCCACTTACGGCCAGGTAGCTCACCTGGTTAGAGCGGCGGTCTCATAATCCGCAGGTAGTCAGTTCAAGTCTGACCCTGGCCACTACCCCGGCGTCACCTTCACGGTGACACCGGGGTTTTTCTTTTCAGCCCGCCTTCTCCAGCATCCACACGTGGCCGTCGGGGTCCTTGAACGTCCCGGAGTAGCCCCAGGGCTTCTTGCCCGGCTCGGCGGCAACTTCAGCGCCAGCCTCCCGCGCCTTGGCGATGAGCCCCTCGATCTGCGCCTCCGTCTCCAGGGACAGACTCAGGATGCACTCCGAAACGCCCTGCTCCGCGACCTTGTTGCCCCCCGCCACCCAGCCGAACCCTCCGGTGGGGATGAGCATCAGGCTGACGCCCGCGTTGAGCGTGAAGTGGACGGGCTCGGGCATCGCGTCGTCCGCCGTCTCGACGACGAGGCGAAAGCCGAGCCCCTCTCGGTAGAAGCGAAAGGCCCGCTCCAGGTCCCGCGTCGGCAGACTCACGACGACATGGGGACTGCGCGGTGCCAGGTCCTGCGGGGAAGATTGTGCTGCCACGATGACCTCCAGGGAATGGGCTCCTGCGAGTGAGACGCCCCTCCGCGCCCGGAATCATCGCCTCCCCTACGAAAAAGGCCGGGGCTCGACGGCTCCCCGGCCCGGGTACGGCCTACTGGCAGTCGCTCAGCGGGAAGACGTAGTCACGGCGCGGCGTCTGGCCGGGGTCCTGGTTGATGGCCGCGACGCTCAGCTCGCTGTAGCTCACCGTCGTGCTGCTGCCGATGACCATCTGCGTCTTCTGCACGCGCGTGGTGGACAGCACCAC from Myxococcus xanthus encodes the following:
- a CDS encoding VOC family protein; amino-acid sequence: MAAQSSPQDLAPRSPHVVVSLPTRDLERAFRFYREGLGFRLVVETADDAMPEPVHFTLNAGVSLMLIPTGGFGWVAGGNKVAEQGVSECILSLSLETEAQIEGLIAKAREAGAEVAAEPGKKPWGYSGTFKDPDGHVWMLEKAG